In one window of Frigoriglobus tundricola DNA:
- a CDS encoding IS630 family transposase, producing MAITLPDSRGLSDDVMQALRVRALHAIESGFSQADVARVLGVAGETVSRWWTAYTTGGLDALPQDRTGRPVGTGRTLSDTQCAHLQQLLDTKSPADLGIAAPVWNRRAVRDLILKEYGLRMPIRTVGEYLRRWGYTAKKPSRHARKQDPDEVREWLEQTYPAIEKLARVERATIFWCDETGVAADAYPGYGYARAGERATIQVPDPHIRINMVSGISNTGEVRFMTYAGTMTAERFIAFLKQLLATVPGAIFVIVDSLSAHTTETVATWVQEHEERVAVFYLPRYSPELNPDEYLNNDLKGNVHDAGLPDTSKTLRSRVQRFMHKLLMLPKHVMSYFLHPKISYCSSD from the coding sequence ATGGCGATCACCTTGCCGGATTCTCGTGGGCTGTCCGACGACGTCATGCAGGCGTTGCGCGTGCGCGCGTTGCACGCGATCGAGTCCGGGTTCTCGCAAGCCGATGTGGCCCGCGTGCTGGGTGTGGCGGGTGAAACGGTGTCGCGTTGGTGGACGGCGTACACGACCGGCGGGTTGGACGCCCTGCCCCAGGATCGCACCGGGCGCCCGGTCGGAACCGGGCGCACCCTTTCCGACACACAGTGTGCTCATCTGCAACAGCTCCTGGACACAAAGAGCCCGGCGGATCTGGGGATCGCCGCGCCGGTGTGGAACCGTCGCGCGGTTCGCGATCTGATCCTCAAGGAGTACGGGCTCCGGATGCCGATCCGCACCGTGGGGGAATACCTGCGGCGCTGGGGCTACACGGCCAAGAAGCCGTCCCGCCACGCCCGCAAACAAGACCCCGACGAAGTGCGGGAGTGGCTCGAGCAGACGTACCCGGCCATTGAGAAGCTGGCCCGGGTGGAACGGGCCACCATCTTCTGGTGCGATGAAACGGGGGTCGCCGCCGACGCGTATCCCGGTTACGGGTACGCCCGCGCGGGCGAACGGGCGACGATCCAGGTTCCCGATCCGCACATCCGGATCAACATGGTGTCCGGGATCAGCAACACGGGCGAGGTGCGGTTCATGACGTACGCGGGGACGATGACCGCCGAACGGTTCATCGCGTTCCTGAAGCAGCTGCTGGCGACCGTGCCGGGCGCGATCTTTGTGATCGTGGATAGCTTGTCGGCCCACACCACGGAGACGGTCGCCACGTGGGTACAAGAGCATGAGGAACGCGTGGCCGTGTTTTATCTGCCCCGGTACAGCCCCGAATTGAACCCCGACGAATATCTCAACAACGACCTGAAGGGGAACGTGCATGACGCCGGCTTGCCCGACACCAGCAAGACCTTGCGATCGCGCGTCCAACGCTTCATGCACAAGCTCCTCATGCTCCCCAAACACGTGATGAGCTACTTCCTCCACCCCAAGATCAGCTATTGCTCATCAGATTAA
- a CDS encoding class I SAM-dependent methyltransferase, whose translation MLPRELEPEVMDTEAEARDYDAMDFAEVNRAFVADFCRVWDTSAPVLDVCTGSARIPIELIRQHPGADLCVVAVDLADHMLTLARRNVEAAGLAHRISVTPADAKQLAFPDEQFGAVICNGSVHHIPDPFACFAEMHRVCRRGGTIFVRDLFRPADRELLTRLVQTYAAGANDHQRAMFAASLRAALTPDEVRAAVARLGYGPETVQQTSDRHWTWSAIRSYYFGKEVAQN comes from the coding sequence ATGCTGCCGCGTGAACTCGAACCCGAGGTGATGGACACCGAGGCCGAGGCTCGCGACTACGACGCGATGGACTTCGCCGAAGTCAACCGCGCGTTCGTCGCGGACTTCTGCCGCGTGTGGGACACATCCGCTCCCGTTCTCGACGTGTGTACGGGTTCGGCACGAATCCCGATCGAATTGATCCGCCAGCACCCCGGTGCCGACCTGTGCGTTGTGGCCGTTGATCTCGCCGACCACATGCTCACACTCGCCCGGCGAAACGTTGAAGCCGCCGGCCTGGCTCATCGTATTTCCGTCACGCCAGCGGACGCGAAGCAACTTGCCTTCCCCGACGAGCAATTCGGCGCAGTAATCTGCAACGGGAGCGTTCACCACATCCCCGATCCGTTCGCCTGTTTCGCGGAGATGCACCGCGTCTGCCGCCGGGGCGGGACGATTTTCGTCCGCGATCTGTTCCGCCCCGCCGATCGTGAACTGCTGACCCGGCTCGTGCAGACGTATGCGGCGGGAGCGAACGATCACCAGCGGGCGATGTTCGCGGCCTCGTTGCGCGCCGCGCTAACGCCCGACGAGGTTCGCGCGGCGGTCGCGCGCCTCGGCTACGGGCCGGAAACCGTCCAGCAAACGTCCGACCGGCACTGGACGTGGTCCGCGATCAGGTCGTATTACTTCGGCAAGGAAGTTGCTCAAAACTAG
- the ilvC gene encoding ketol-acid reductoisomerase → MKEIRIGDTVEQAIERADYPPDRVKHILKDEVVAVLGYGVQGRGQSLNMRDNGVKVIVGQRTGGKAYDLCLEDGWKPGETLFDPEEAAARGTVIQYLLSDAGQKDMWPKIKPKLTAGKALYFSHGFAIVFNDQTGVVPPPDVDVILVAPKGSGTTVRRLFLEGRGINSSFAVHQDATGRARERCLALGIAIGSGYLFETTFKKEVVSDLTGERGVLMGAIYGLWLAQYEVLRANGHSPSEAFNETVEEATQSLYPLIAEKGMDWMYANCSTTAQRGALDWFKAFRDASKPVFEQLYQSVATGEEARRTLEANGRPDYRQQLEKELKEIADSEMWKAGAQVRALRPERQG, encoded by the coding sequence ATGAAAGAGATTCGCATCGGCGACACCGTGGAGCAGGCCATCGAGCGCGCCGACTACCCGCCGGACCGCGTCAAGCACATCCTCAAGGACGAGGTCGTCGCGGTCCTGGGCTACGGCGTGCAGGGCCGCGGGCAGTCGCTCAACATGCGCGACAACGGCGTCAAGGTGATCGTCGGCCAGCGCACGGGCGGTAAGGCGTACGACCTCTGCCTGGAGGACGGCTGGAAGCCCGGCGAGACGCTGTTCGACCCCGAAGAGGCCGCCGCCCGGGGCACCGTCATCCAGTACCTGCTGTCCGACGCCGGGCAGAAGGACATGTGGCCGAAGATCAAGCCGAAGCTCACGGCCGGCAAGGCCCTGTACTTCTCCCACGGGTTCGCGATCGTCTTCAACGACCAGACCGGCGTGGTCCCGCCGCCCGACGTCGACGTGATCCTCGTCGCGCCGAAGGGCTCCGGCACCACCGTCCGGCGCCTGTTCCTTGAGGGGCGCGGGATCAACTCCAGCTTCGCCGTGCACCAGGACGCGACCGGCCGCGCCCGCGAGCGCTGCCTCGCGCTGGGCATCGCCATCGGGTCCGGGTACCTGTTCGAGACGACCTTCAAGAAGGAAGTGGTCTCCGACCTGACCGGCGAGCGCGGCGTCCTCATGGGCGCGATCTACGGGCTGTGGCTGGCGCAGTACGAGGTGCTCCGGGCCAACGGGCACTCGCCGTCCGAGGCGTTCAACGAGACCGTGGAGGAGGCGACGCAGAGCCTGTACCCGCTGATCGCGGAGAAGGGCATGGACTGGATGTACGCGAACTGCTCGACCACCGCCCAGCGCGGCGCGCTCGACTGGTTCAAGGCGTTCCGCGACGCGTCCAAGCCGGTCTTCGAGCAACTGTACCAGTCGGTCGCCACCGGCGAGGAGGCGCGGCGCACGCTGGAGGCCAACGGCCGGCCGGACTACCGCCAGCAGCTCGAGAAGGAGCTGAAGGAGATCGCGGACAGCGAGATGTGGAAGGCCGGCGCCCAGGTGCGGGCGCTCCGGCCCGAGCGGCAGGGGTGA
- a CDS encoding MarR family winged helix-turn-helix transcriptional regulator: MDTTDVTQPAEAAAARDVVDRIIGKWREARPELDPSPLEVVGRVIVLAQHLERSVEAALEKHDLSLGQFDILATLRRHGKKGGLTPTQLLESVALSSGGMTARLDALADAGLISRKPSPDDRRMVVIGLTSKGRRVIENATKTRFKEAKDSLPSLDPAEMATLTSLLRRWLAQVAG, encoded by the coding sequence ATGGACACGACAGACGTAACGCAGCCGGCCGAGGCCGCCGCGGCCCGCGACGTGGTGGACCGGATCATCGGCAAGTGGCGCGAGGCGCGGCCCGAACTGGACCCGTCGCCGCTGGAGGTGGTCGGCCGGGTGATCGTGCTGGCCCAGCACCTGGAGCGGAGCGTGGAGGCGGCCCTGGAGAAGCACGACCTGTCGCTCGGCCAGTTCGACATCCTCGCGACGCTCCGGCGGCACGGGAAGAAGGGCGGGCTGACCCCGACGCAGCTCCTCGAGAGCGTGGCGCTGTCGAGCGGCGGCATGACGGCCCGGCTGGACGCGCTGGCCGACGCGGGGCTCATCTCGCGCAAGCCGAGCCCGGACGACCGGCGGATGGTGGTGATCGGCCTGACCTCGAAGGGCCGCCGCGTGATCGAAAACGCCACCAAGACACGTTTCAAGGAAGCGAAGGACTCGCTCCCGTCACTGGACCCCGCAGAAATGGCGACCCTGACGTCGTTGCTCCGGCGGTGGCTGGCTCAGGTCGCGGGGTGA
- a CDS encoding Imm8 family immunity protein: MDRSRPKFRPVDFCNAREPRTRGPPRTLTVGIGPVGADGADNSDVCIPTHAAIGRAVESQGAYCLLVVDSFEPAEICRKLNEFVSAITGPTWGRIVGHLRRVGHWEYEGTGEAP, translated from the coding sequence GTGGATCGATCCCGACCCAAATTCAGACCGGTCGATTTCTGTAACGCCCGAGAGCCCCGAACTCGGGGACCGCCTCGGACACTTACTGTCGGAATCGGCCCCGTTGGCGCAGACGGGGCCGACAATTCTGATGTCTGCATCCCCACCCACGCGGCGATCGGCCGAGCGGTTGAGTCGCAAGGCGCTTACTGCTTGCTGGTGGTCGATTCCTTCGAACCGGCCGAGATCTGCCGGAAGCTGAATGAGTTCGTTTCTGCGATCACCGGACCGACCTGGGGGCGCATCGTCGGTCATTTGCGCCGGGTGGGGCACTGGGAGTACGAGGGAACGGGTGAGGCTCCCTGA
- a CDS encoding ribonuclease D, with amino-acid sequence MPRRPAKRPALPEQLVTHPAQLAACLGHLARAPLIGFDTEFVGEDAYRPELCLVQVATAEQLFVVDPFECGPLDGFWDLLLDPNRTTIVHAGREDVRMCYFQAGRPPAKVFDVQIAAGLIGMTYPIGYAGLVHDLLHQRMQKGETLTDWRKRPLTPAQVRYAYDDVRYLLPAHRKLTERLKRHKRLEWAEEEFASAVRKAVVDDATVERWRKIKGIGALDRRALAVAREVYGWRDKFAERVNRPPRFLMRDDLLIEVARRAPSKPEELHAVRGLPRGQEEAIIEAIARAQALPMDKCPEQETRDNDPPNIVLLGGLLNVVLNDFAARHRLAANLVSSGSDLKAVVRSRAYGEPLPDVPLCRGWRARAVLPELLALLSGDTAIRVADVKAADPLELVELEPEDGDEPDGAAAAPDELPPSASKPFAPAPPTGGTLE; translated from the coding sequence ATGCCCCGCCGACCGGCCAAGAGGCCCGCTCTTCCCGAACAGCTCGTGACCCACCCGGCCCAGCTCGCGGCCTGTCTCGGGCACCTCGCCCGAGCCCCGCTCATCGGCTTCGACACGGAATTCGTAGGCGAGGACGCGTACCGGCCCGAACTGTGCCTGGTTCAGGTCGCGACCGCGGAACAACTGTTCGTCGTCGACCCGTTCGAGTGCGGCCCGCTCGACGGCTTCTGGGACCTGTTGCTGGACCCGAACCGCACAACAATCGTCCACGCCGGCCGCGAGGACGTGCGCATGTGCTACTTTCAAGCGGGGCGCCCGCCGGCAAAGGTGTTCGACGTGCAGATCGCCGCGGGCCTGATCGGCATGACGTACCCGATCGGCTACGCCGGGCTGGTTCACGACCTGCTGCACCAGCGGATGCAGAAGGGCGAGACCCTCACGGACTGGCGGAAGCGCCCCCTGACGCCGGCGCAGGTCCGGTACGCCTACGACGACGTGCGGTACCTGCTGCCCGCGCACCGCAAGCTCACCGAACGGCTGAAGCGGCACAAGCGGCTGGAGTGGGCGGAAGAAGAGTTCGCTTCGGCGGTGCGAAAAGCGGTCGTGGACGACGCGACCGTGGAGCGGTGGCGGAAGATCAAGGGGATCGGCGCCCTTGATCGGCGCGCGCTGGCGGTGGCCCGCGAGGTGTACGGCTGGCGCGACAAGTTCGCGGAGCGCGTGAACCGCCCGCCGCGGTTCCTGATGCGGGACGACCTGCTCATCGAGGTGGCCCGCCGCGCGCCGTCGAAGCCGGAAGAGCTCCACGCGGTGCGCGGGCTGCCGCGGGGGCAAGAAGAGGCGATCATCGAGGCGATCGCGCGGGCGCAGGCGCTCCCCATGGACAAGTGCCCCGAACAGGAGACCCGGGACAACGACCCGCCGAACATCGTCCTCCTGGGCGGCCTGCTCAACGTCGTCCTGAACGACTTCGCGGCCCGCCACCGGCTGGCCGCGAACCTCGTGTCGTCGGGGTCGGACCTGAAAGCCGTCGTGCGGAGCCGGGCGTACGGCGAGCCGCTCCCGGACGTGCCGCTGTGTCGCGGGTGGCGGGCGCGGGCGGTCCTGCCGGAACTGCTCGCCCTCCTGTCGGGCGACACCGCCATCCGCGTGGCCGACGTGAAGGCGGCCGACCCGCTGGAACTGGTCGAGTTGGAGCCGGAGGACGGGGACGAACCCGACGGGGCCGCGGCCGCGCCGGACGAACTTCCGCCGTCCGCGTCGAAACCGTTCGCCCCGGCGCCGCCGACAGGCGGTACACTGGAATAG
- a CDS encoding BRcat domain-containing protein, with protein sequence MLKCPHPTCPYVFDPSQVPAGVVLSCPRCGMQFTLGPPVPPPGHPQAPRPPAPPAPERIDPEFEEVGRAAVEERDPYAPRPGRRTHKLQPFILAGVAAVLMAGTALAIFFALKRREKPAPTDSATVLNDRNISIDAPPPGWTTDDRMKVDLGSPYLLCFKRESPEAHVAFGANEPKIKGRAPNPNDMRDDLRLPLRKLFDSLDDRIEPVETKWLGEPIAPKHGFTFRAQSTDGLTWRGEAFTVAHKGIAYYWLSWCGDTEYDAVKSEFAAFRGKFKLLDTRKDWAPTASSGMDYKGDKVPYIITDAEELWKEVPADDYRGLKAAEPDLDRRLYMSRTPKGKPRDQPATATLSVYILEGDGDPLQVARKYAEDKETKRIAQASAGLDAPYTPPTFKERTAPPEGDPAPGSAPATTPYVRLGSQVPEAADAARLIVVSGLRVRSETAGDKIVVVHCWCEYTKRDLFETKFVQIAASLR encoded by the coding sequence ATGCTGAAGTGCCCCCACCCGACGTGTCCTTACGTGTTCGACCCGTCCCAGGTGCCGGCCGGGGTCGTGCTCAGTTGCCCGCGGTGCGGGATGCAGTTCACACTCGGCCCGCCCGTTCCGCCGCCGGGCCACCCGCAGGCGCCGCGCCCGCCCGCCCCGCCGGCCCCGGAGCGGATCGATCCGGAGTTCGAGGAAGTGGGGCGCGCGGCGGTCGAGGAGCGCGACCCGTACGCGCCGCGCCCCGGCCGCCGGACCCACAAGCTGCAACCGTTCATCCTCGCCGGCGTCGCGGCCGTCCTCATGGCCGGAACGGCGCTCGCCATCTTCTTCGCCCTCAAGCGGCGCGAGAAACCCGCGCCGACGGATTCGGCCACCGTGCTGAACGACCGCAACATCAGTATCGACGCCCCCCCGCCCGGGTGGACGACCGACGACCGCATGAAGGTCGATCTCGGGTCGCCGTACCTTCTGTGCTTCAAGCGGGAGAGCCCCGAGGCGCACGTCGCGTTCGGGGCCAACGAACCGAAAATCAAGGGCCGCGCGCCGAACCCGAACGACATGCGCGACGACCTGAGGCTTCCCCTCCGGAAGCTGTTCGACTCGTTGGACGACAGGATCGAACCGGTCGAGACGAAGTGGCTCGGCGAGCCGATCGCACCGAAACACGGGTTCACGTTCCGCGCCCAGTCCACCGACGGCCTGACCTGGCGGGGCGAGGCGTTCACCGTCGCGCACAAGGGGATCGCGTATTACTGGCTGAGCTGGTGCGGGGACACTGAATACGACGCGGTCAAGAGCGAGTTTGCCGCGTTCCGCGGCAAGTTCAAGCTGCTCGACACGCGCAAGGACTGGGCCCCGACGGCATCGAGCGGTATGGACTACAAGGGCGACAAGGTGCCCTACATTATCACGGACGCCGAGGAGCTGTGGAAAGAAGTGCCGGCCGATGACTACCGGGGGCTGAAGGCCGCGGAACCGGACCTCGACCGGCGGCTGTACATGTCACGAACGCCGAAAGGGAAGCCGAGGGACCAGCCGGCCACAGCGACCCTGAGCGTTTACATTCTCGAGGGGGACGGCGACCCGCTTCAGGTCGCCCGCAAGTACGCCGAGGACAAGGAGACCAAGCGAATCGCCCAGGCGAGTGCCGGCCTGGATGCGCCGTACACCCCGCCCACCTTCAAGGAGCGGACCGCTCCTCCGGAGGGCGACCCGGCGCCGGGTTCGGCACCGGCCACCACGCCATACGTCCGGCTGGGGAGTCAGGTGCCGGAGGCGGCGGACGCGGCCCGGTTGATCGTCGTCTCGGGCCTCCGCGTGCGGAGCGAAACGGCCGGCGACAAGATCGTGGTCGTCCACTGCTGGTGCGAGTACACCAAGCGCGACCTGTTCGAAACGAAGTTCGTTCAGATCGCGGCGTCGTTGCGGTGA
- a CDS encoding PEGA domain-containing protein, whose protein sequence is MTTARTVRLLGALAVLTAGGCVDRKFIIESNVPNAQVYIDNKSIGAAPGYMAFDYYGYYTIRVVHPGYESVVKRQHVVAPWYAYPPFDFLAEVIWPFRIHDTRRYYIELHEAPQTRTDDILNAADALRQRGLALPPPERPAEPPPRAPKPPAVTPGSVIGPPVGPGPGPQTGPTVPGPAVPAPFGAAPAPGVVPSVQPGYTPPRSTYAQ, encoded by the coding sequence ATGACGACGGCGCGAACCGTTCGACTCCTGGGCGCGCTCGCGGTTCTGACCGCCGGGGGGTGCGTGGACCGCAAGTTCATCATCGAGTCCAACGTCCCCAACGCCCAAGTGTACATCGACAACAAGTCGATCGGTGCCGCCCCCGGTTATATGGCGTTCGACTACTACGGGTATTACACGATCCGCGTGGTGCACCCGGGGTACGAAAGCGTTGTGAAGCGGCAGCACGTGGTCGCGCCCTGGTACGCCTACCCGCCGTTCGATTTCCTCGCCGAAGTCATCTGGCCGTTCCGCATTCACGACACCCGCCGGTACTACATTGAGCTACACGAAGCCCCACAGACGCGGACCGATGACATCCTGAACGCGGCCGACGCCCTGCGCCAGCGCGGCCTGGCCCTGCCCCCGCCGGAGCGCCCGGCCGAACCGCCGCCCCGGGCGCCCAAGCCGCCCGCGGTGACTCCGGGCTCGGTGATCGGTCCGCCGGTCGGTCCCGGGCCGGGGCCCCAGACGGGGCCAACGGTCCCCGGGCCTGCGGTTCCCGCTCCGTTCGGTGCCGCTCCTGCGCCGGGTGTGGTGCCGAGCGTACAGCCCGGTTACACGCCGCCGCGCTCCACCTACGCCCAGTAG
- a CDS encoding PP2C family protein-serine/threonine phosphatase, whose protein sequence is MSAFEPVRFAALTDVGVKRSHNQDACAAQPAVDAAGFAAHGHVFVVADGMGGHAVGEKASAKAVRDIPFLYAKHARDGIIPALRRAFQETNAGIYAIGQQNPEFRGLGTTSTALVLRPEGAWVGHVGDSRAYRIRRGQIEQLTFDHSWVWEIAKRQGVDPDELGDFKKNVIIRSLGPDPTVDVDIEGPHPVEPGDAFLLCSDGLTGVVTPQEVGAAVSTMPPDEAARFLVHLANLRGGPDNITVLIVQTPGGNVPGASGGPKRPSPPARVLAWWNARVPWPFSLLGIGCTLALLSLSLQQSGIALLPGLLFGAAAVFILVGLIGLLVQPQKEPQPGGVELAPDGAPRELKVYKRHDCTVTPALIERFVEAERSLLEGMRAQGTPADFDAHARLAASADEAARRPDPIAAFRLRCASLLFLAEAYHKARHKQESFRPNFTPPASGPG, encoded by the coding sequence GTGTCGGCTTTTGAACCGGTCCGATTTGCCGCACTGACGGACGTGGGGGTCAAACGCAGCCACAACCAGGACGCGTGCGCCGCCCAACCGGCGGTGGACGCGGCCGGGTTCGCGGCCCACGGGCACGTGTTCGTCGTGGCCGACGGCATGGGCGGCCACGCGGTCGGTGAGAAGGCCAGTGCGAAGGCCGTCCGGGACATCCCGTTCCTTTACGCCAAGCACGCCCGCGACGGCATCATCCCGGCCCTCCGCCGCGCGTTCCAGGAGACCAACGCGGGCATCTATGCCATCGGGCAACAGAACCCGGAGTTCCGGGGGCTCGGCACCACGAGTACCGCCCTCGTGCTGCGGCCCGAAGGGGCCTGGGTCGGGCACGTCGGGGACAGCCGCGCGTACCGCATCCGCCGCGGCCAGATCGAGCAGCTCACGTTCGATCACTCGTGGGTGTGGGAGATCGCCAAGCGCCAGGGCGTGGACCCGGACGAACTCGGCGATTTCAAGAAGAACGTCATCATCCGCTCGCTCGGCCCCGATCCCACGGTCGATGTGGACATCGAGGGGCCGCACCCGGTCGAACCGGGCGACGCCTTCCTCCTGTGTAGTGACGGGCTCACGGGCGTCGTCACCCCGCAAGAGGTCGGCGCCGCGGTCTCCACGATGCCGCCGGACGAGGCCGCCCGGTTCCTGGTCCACCTGGCCAACCTGCGGGGCGGGCCGGACAACATCACCGTGCTGATCGTCCAGACGCCCGGCGGGAACGTGCCGGGGGCGAGTGGCGGGCCGAAACGGCCGAGCCCGCCGGCGCGCGTCCTCGCGTGGTGGAACGCCCGCGTGCCGTGGCCGTTCTCGCTGCTGGGCATCGGGTGCACGCTCGCGCTGCTGTCCCTCTCGCTCCAGCAGTCCGGCATCGCCCTCCTCCCGGGGCTGCTGTTCGGAGCCGCCGCGGTCTTCATCCTCGTCGGCCTCATCGGGCTGCTCGTCCAGCCGCAAAAGGAGCCGCAACCGGGCGGCGTCGAACTCGCTCCGGACGGTGCCCCGCGCGAACTCAAGGTGTACAAGCGGCACGATTGCACGGTGACCCCCGCACTGATCGAGCGCTTCGTCGAGGCCGAGCGGTCGCTCCTGGAGGGGATGCGCGCCCAGGGGACGCCGGCCGATTTCGACGCCCACGCCCGGCTCGCCGCCAGCGCGGACGAGGCCGCGCGGCGACCGGACCCGATCGCCGCCTTCCGCCTCCGGTGCGCCTCCCTGCTCTTCCTCGCCGAGGCGTACCACAAGGCCCGGCACAAGCAGGAATCGTTCCGCCCGAACTTCACCCCGCCGGCATCGGGGCCGGGCTAA
- a CDS encoding PSD1 and planctomycete cytochrome C domain-containing protein, which produces MPSPTGSHGLSLAFLVLVPAAGGAQPLPTKIDFNRDVRPILSNNCYSCHGPDEKVRKAKLRLDTREGALAASVVPGNPDASELVARLTATPDDASVMPPAKTGKKLSPRDVDVLKQWVKEGAHYSTHWAYVPPKRPEVPKSSPPLKNPIDAFVRARLRAENLTPSPGADRYALARRVALDLTGLPPTQAEADAFVNDQADDAYEKLVDRLLAKPAFGEHWARMWLDLARYADSAGYADDPPRTIWKYRDYVIQSFNANKPFDRFTVEQLAGDLLPDATTEQRVATAFHRNTMTNNEGGTNDEEFRNAAVIDRVNTTFTVWMGTSVACAQCHTHKYDPITQTEYFKLFAFLNNTADADRGDESPTLPFWQPDQLAKKDELEKQIAATETALKGKKPDEMKPERDKLAALKKELSALKPLTTVPVMQELTGNQRRKTRLQFRGNFLDLGDEVTEGTPAALHALPTGAPRTRLEFAKWIVSPENPLTARVIANKFWEQIFGTGLVRTSEEFGTQGEPPSHPELLDWLAAELVAQKWDVKKFLKLLVTSAAYWQSARVTPELFERDPENRLLARGPRVRLSAEMIRDQALAAAGLLSPKMLGPSVRPVQPNLGVSAAFGGSIDWQPSTGEDRYRRGVYTQWRRSNPYPSMSTFDAPNRDTCIVRRARTNTPLQALVTMNDPVYVEAAQALARRAIEKGGPSAAEKAAFAFRACLVRPPTEKEVERLVKLYDDARAKFTKDATKAAQIATNPLGPLPIGTDPTEAAAWTVVASVILNLDEMLMKR; this is translated from the coding sequence GTGCCTTCTCCCACCGGCTCACACGGCCTGTCGCTCGCGTTTCTGGTACTCGTCCCCGCGGCCGGCGGCGCCCAGCCGCTGCCGACTAAAATCGACTTCAACCGCGACGTGCGGCCGATCCTCTCGAACAACTGCTACTCGTGCCACGGGCCGGACGAGAAGGTCCGCAAGGCCAAGCTCCGCCTCGACACGCGCGAAGGGGCGCTCGCGGCCTCCGTCGTGCCCGGCAACCCGGACGCGAGCGAACTCGTCGCCCGGCTCACGGCCACCCCCGACGACGCCAGCGTCATGCCACCGGCCAAGACCGGCAAGAAGCTCAGCCCGCGTGACGTGGACGTTCTGAAGCAGTGGGTGAAGGAGGGCGCGCACTACTCGACGCACTGGGCCTACGTGCCGCCGAAACGGCCCGAGGTGCCGAAGAGTTCCCCACCGCTCAAGAACCCGATCGATGCGTTCGTTCGAGCCCGCCTCCGCGCCGAGAACCTGACCCCGTCGCCGGGAGCCGACCGCTACGCCCTGGCCCGCCGGGTCGCCCTCGACCTGACGGGCCTGCCGCCGACGCAAGCGGAGGCGGACGCGTTCGTCAACGATCAGGCGGATGACGCATACGAAAAACTGGTCGACCGGCTGCTCGCGAAGCCCGCCTTCGGTGAGCACTGGGCGCGGATGTGGCTCGACCTGGCCCGTTACGCCGACAGCGCCGGCTACGCCGACGACCCGCCGCGCACCATCTGGAAGTACCGCGACTACGTCATCCAGAGCTTCAACGCGAACAAGCCGTTCGACCGGTTCACCGTCGAACAGCTCGCGGGCGACCTGTTGCCCGACGCGACCACCGAACAGCGCGTCGCGACGGCGTTCCACCGCAACACGATGACCAACAACGAGGGCGGCACCAACGACGAGGAGTTCCGCAACGCCGCGGTGATCGACCGCGTCAACACGACGTTCACCGTGTGGATGGGCACCTCGGTGGCGTGCGCCCAGTGCCACACGCACAAGTACGACCCGATCACACAGACCGAATACTTCAAGCTGTTCGCGTTCCTCAACAACACCGCGGACGCCGACCGCGGGGACGAGAGCCCGACGCTCCCGTTCTGGCAGCCCGATCAACTCGCGAAAAAGGACGAACTCGAAAAGCAGATCGCGGCCACAGAAACGGCCCTCAAAGGCAAGAAGCCCGACGAAATGAAGCCCGAGCGCGACAAACTCGCCGCGCTCAAGAAGGAACTCTCGGCGCTGAAGCCGCTCACCACCGTGCCCGTGATGCAGGAACTTACAGGCAACCAGCGCCGAAAGACGCGCCTCCAGTTCCGCGGCAACTTCCTGGACCTCGGCGACGAGGTGACCGAGGGCACACCGGCCGCTCTTCACGCGCTCCCGACCGGCGCGCCGCGGACGCGACTGGAGTTCGCGAAGTGGATCGTCAGCCCCGAGAACCCGCTGACCGCCCGCGTGATCGCCAACAAGTTCTGGGAACAGATCTTCGGCACCGGCCTCGTCCGCACCAGCGAAGAGTTCGGCACCCAGGGCGAGCCGCCCTCGCACCCCGAGTTGCTCGACTGGCTGGCGGCGGAACTGGTTGCTCAGAAGTGGGACGTAAAGAAGTTCCTCAAGCTCCTGGTCACGTCGGCCGCGTACTGGCAGTCCGCCAGGGTGACACCGGAACTATTCGAGCGCGACCCGGAGAACCGCCTCCTTGCACGCGGGCCGCGGGTCCGACTCTCCGCGGAAATGATCCGCGACCAGGCGCTCGCCGCTGCGGGCCTGCTCAGCCCGAAGATGCTCGGTCCGTCGGTGCGGCCGGTGCAGCCGAACCTCGGCGTGAGCGCGGCGTTCGGCGGGTCTATCGACTGGCAACCGAGTACCGGCGAGGACCGCTACCGCCGCGGGGTTTACACCCAGTGGCGCCGGTCGAACCCGTACCCGTCGATGTCCACGTTCGACGCGCCCAACCGCGACACCTGCATCGTGCGCCGCGCGCGCACGAACACGCCGCTCCAGGCCCTCGTGACGATGAACGACCCGGTGTACGTGGAAGCGGCCCAGGCGCTCGCCCGGCGCGCCATCGAAAAGGGCGGCCCGTCCGCCGCCGAGAAAGCGGCGTTCGCTTTCCGGGCGTGCCTCGTTCGCCCGCCGACCGAAAAAGAGGTCGAGCGCCTCGTGAAACTCTACGACGACGCACGGGCCAAGTTCACGAAGGACGCCACGAAAGCCGCCCAGATCGCGACGAACCCGCTCGGCCCGCTCCCCATAGGCACTGACCCCACCGAAGCGGCGGCGTGGACCGTCGTGGCGAGTGTGATTCTGAACCTCGACGAAATGCTGATGAAGCGGTGA